Proteins encoded within one genomic window of Streptomyces kaniharaensis:
- a CDS encoding phospho-sugar mutase: MTQAPTTDLLARARAWLAEDPDPQTREELTALLARAESPEGAEDSNLAWAELTERFSDRLQFGTAGLRGELGAGPMRMNRAVVIRAAAGLVAYVKKQGLGDLVVIGYDARHKSYDFARDTAAVVVGAGLRAALLPRPLPTPVLAFAVRHLGAAAGVTVTASHNPPQDNGYKVYLGDGSQIVPPADAGIAAEIDAIGSLAEVPLAEEGWEVLGEDVVDAYLTRAVSIVDEHSPRDLDVVYTPMHGVGRDVLVAAFKRAGFPAPTVVAEQAEPDPDFPTVAFPNPEEPGAMDLAFRTAASVGPDIVIANDPDADRCAVAVPANSNAAGSGNGTSGWRMLRGDEVGALLGSALVAKKVEGTFATTIVSATLLGRIAEAAGLGYAETLTGFKWISRADGLRYGYEEALGYCVDPQGVRDKDGVTAALLVAELAATLKKSGRTLTDLLDDLALEHGLHATDQLSVRVQDLSLIGAAMRRLREQPPTVLAGLTVTRADDLTAGSADLPPTDGLRYYLAGEAVRSARIVVRPSGTEPKLKCYLEVVLPVASAAELVGTRERAAELLDAIKRDLAVAAGI; this comes from the coding sequence ATGACGCAGGCACCCACCACCGACCTCCTCGCCCGGGCCCGGGCCTGGCTGGCCGAGGACCCCGACCCGCAGACCCGCGAGGAGCTGACCGCGCTGCTGGCCCGGGCCGAGAGCCCGGAGGGCGCGGAGGACAGCAACCTCGCCTGGGCGGAGCTCACCGAGCGCTTCTCCGACCGGCTCCAGTTCGGCACCGCCGGCCTGCGCGGCGAACTCGGCGCGGGCCCGATGCGGATGAACCGCGCCGTGGTGATCCGGGCCGCCGCCGGCCTGGTCGCGTACGTGAAGAAGCAGGGCCTCGGCGACCTCGTCGTCATCGGCTACGACGCCCGCCACAAGTCGTACGACTTCGCCCGGGACACCGCCGCCGTGGTGGTCGGCGCCGGCCTGCGCGCCGCGCTGCTGCCCCGCCCGCTGCCCACCCCGGTCCTCGCCTTCGCCGTCCGCCACCTGGGCGCGGCCGCCGGCGTCACCGTCACCGCCAGCCACAACCCGCCGCAGGACAACGGCTACAAGGTCTACCTGGGCGACGGCTCGCAGATCGTCCCGCCGGCCGACGCCGGGATCGCCGCCGAGATCGACGCGATCGGCTCGCTCGCCGAGGTCCCGCTGGCCGAGGAGGGCTGGGAGGTGCTCGGCGAGGACGTCGTCGACGCCTACCTGACCCGGGCCGTCTCGATCGTCGACGAGCACAGCCCGCGCGACCTCGACGTCGTCTACACCCCGATGCACGGCGTCGGCCGGGACGTCCTGGTCGCCGCGTTCAAGCGGGCCGGCTTCCCGGCGCCCACCGTGGTCGCCGAGCAGGCCGAGCCCGACCCGGACTTCCCGACCGTGGCCTTCCCCAACCCGGAGGAGCCGGGGGCGATGGACCTCGCCTTCCGCACCGCCGCGTCGGTCGGCCCGGACATCGTCATCGCCAACGACCCGGACGCCGACCGCTGCGCGGTGGCCGTCCCCGCCAACAGCAACGCGGCCGGCAGCGGCAACGGCACCTCCGGCTGGCGGATGCTCCGCGGCGACGAGGTCGGCGCGCTGCTCGGCTCGGCCCTGGTCGCCAAGAAGGTCGAGGGCACCTTCGCCACCACCATCGTCTCCGCCACCCTGCTCGGCCGGATCGCCGAGGCCGCCGGCCTCGGCTACGCCGAGACGCTGACCGGCTTCAAGTGGATCTCCCGCGCCGACGGCCTGCGCTACGGCTACGAGGAGGCGCTCGGCTACTGCGTCGACCCGCAGGGCGTCCGGGACAAGGACGGCGTCACCGCCGCCCTGCTGGTCGCCGAACTGGCCGCCACCCTCAAGAAGTCCGGCCGCACCCTGACCGACCTGCTGGACGACCTGGCGCTGGAGCACGGCCTGCACGCCACCGACCAGCTGTCCGTCCGGGTCCAGGACCTCTCGCTGATCGGCGCCGCGATGCGCCGCCTGCGCGAGCAGCCGCCGACCGTCCTGGCCGGCCTGACCGTCACCCGGGCCGACGACCTGACCGCCGGCTCCGCCGACCTGCCGCCCACCGACGGCCTGCGCTACTACCTGGCCGGCGAGGCCGTCCGCTCGGCGCGGATCGTCGTCCGGCCGTCCGGCACCGAGCCCAAGCTCAAGTGCTACCTGGAGGTCGTCCTGCCGGTCGCCTCCGCGGCCGAGCTCGTCGGCACCCGCGAGCGGGCCGCCGAACTGCTCGACGCGATCAAGCGCGACCTGGCGGTGGCCGCGGGCATCTGA
- a CDS encoding PH domain-containing protein encodes MSDSDGKPQKGSAAPDGEPVYADRVYRSVPGVISGVLLLAVAAWLIGDAALNGTGKTPYVSLAAVPVFAFPVIAYTLRPAVLANDRRLVVRNPWRTITAPWAAVDALRAGYSVELLADGRKFQVWAVPVSLRQRKRANRAALRGGAEHSSRLGTVFGRGTMPAVPEVLGSSDPTRAWSDQVTGVLQEMAERNAGRPDAAGSVVVRWCWWVIVPTLVGLAALITVITV; translated from the coding sequence ATGAGCGATTCCGACGGCAAGCCCCAAAAGGGCTCCGCCGCCCCCGACGGGGAGCCGGTGTACGCGGACCGCGTGTACCGCTCCGTTCCCGGAGTGATCTCCGGCGTGTTGCTGCTGGCCGTGGCCGCCTGGCTGATCGGCGACGCGGCGCTGAACGGGACGGGGAAGACGCCGTACGTCTCCCTCGCGGCGGTGCCCGTGTTCGCCTTCCCGGTGATCGCCTACACGCTGCGCCCGGCGGTGCTGGCCAACGACCGGCGGCTGGTGGTGCGCAACCCGTGGCGGACGATCACCGCGCCGTGGGCGGCGGTGGACGCGCTGCGCGCCGGGTACTCGGTCGAACTGCTCGCCGACGGCAGGAAGTTCCAGGTGTGGGCCGTCCCGGTGTCACTGCGCCAGCGCAAGCGGGCCAACCGGGCCGCACTGCGCGGCGGGGCGGAGCACAGCTCCCGGCTGGGGACGGTCTTCGGGCGCGGCACCATGCCCGCCGTCCCGGAGGTGCTGGGCTCCTCGGACCCGACGCGGGCCTGGTCCGACCAGGTGACCGGGGTGCTCCAGGAGATGGCCGAGCGCAACGCGGGCCGTCCGGACGCCGCCGGGTCGGTCGTGGTCCGCTGGTGCTGGTGGGTGATCGTGCCGACGCTGGTCGGCCTGGCCGCGCTGATCACGGTGATCACGGTCTGA
- the deoC gene encoding deoxyribose-phosphate aldolase: MSTVAANAPGVAGSGLADVAASEASLRRFLHGLPGVDQVGLEARAATLGTRSIKTAAKAYAIDLAISMIDLTTLEGADTVGKVRALCTKGRTPDPTDPTTPRVAAICVYPDMVATAKAALRGTDIQVASVATAFPAGRAALPVKLADTADAVAAGADEIDMVIDRGAFLSGRYLDVFNEIVAVKEACKRPDGSYAHLKVIFETGELQTYDNVRRVSWLAMLAGADFIKTSTGKVAVNATPPVTLLMLEAVRDFRAQTGVQVGVKPAGGIKTTKDAMKYLVMVNETLGDDWLTPHWFRFGASSLLNDLLMQRQKLTTGRYSGPDYVTVD, translated from the coding sequence ATGTCCACTGTTGCAGCCAATGCCCCCGGCGTTGCGGGCAGCGGCCTTGCGGACGTTGCGGCGTCCGAGGCCTCGCTCCGCCGCTTCTTGCACGGCCTGCCCGGCGTCGACCAGGTCGGCCTGGAGGCGCGTGCCGCCACCCTCGGAACCCGCTCGATCAAGACCGCGGCGAAGGCCTACGCCATCGACCTGGCGATCTCGATGATCGACCTGACCACGCTGGAGGGCGCGGACACGGTCGGCAAGGTGCGCGCCCTGTGCACCAAGGGCAGGACCCCCGACCCGACCGACCCGACCACCCCCCGCGTCGCCGCCATCTGTGTCTATCCGGACATGGTCGCCACCGCGAAGGCCGCCCTGCGGGGCACCGACATCCAGGTCGCCTCCGTCGCCACCGCCTTCCCCGCCGGCCGCGCCGCCCTCCCGGTGAAGCTCGCCGACACCGCCGACGCGGTCGCCGCGGGCGCCGACGAGATCGACATGGTGATCGACCGCGGTGCCTTCCTCTCCGGCCGTTACCTCGACGTCTTCAACGAGATCGTCGCCGTCAAGGAGGCGTGCAAGCGCCCGGACGGCAGCTACGCCCACCTCAAGGTGATCTTCGAGACCGGCGAGCTGCAGACGTACGACAACGTGCGCCGCGTCTCCTGGCTGGCGATGCTGGCCGGTGCCGACTTCATCAAGACCTCCACCGGCAAGGTCGCCGTCAACGCGACCCCGCCGGTCACCCTGCTGATGCTGGAGGCGGTCCGCGACTTCCGCGCACAGACCGGCGTCCAGGTCGGCGTGAAGCCCGCCGGCGGAATCAAGACCACCAAGGACGCCATGAAGTACCTGGTGATGGTCAACGAGACCCTCGGCGACGACTGGCTGACCCCGCACTGGTTCCGCTTCGGCGCCTCCAGCCTGCTCAACGACCTGCTGATGCAGCGCCAGAAGCTCACCACCGGACGCTACTCCGGCCCCGACTACGTGACGGTGGACTGA
- a CDS encoding aldehyde dehydrogenase family protein codes for MAKKKNIEEPVKASGLFTYAPAPESPAAAGDIATSYGHFIGGEFVDSSGSEALKTVNPATEQVLAEFAQGTDEDVDRAVAAARKAFADWSALPGSERAKYLFRIARIVQERSRELAVLESIDNGKPIRETRDVDLPLVAAHFFYYAGWADKLDYAGFGPSPKPLGVAGQVIPWNFPLLMLAWKIAPALATGNTVVLKPAETTPLTALRFAEICRQAGLPKGVVNIVTGDGRTGAALTAHPDVNKVAFTGSTPVGRAIAKQLAGTRKKLSLELGGKAANIVFDDAPIDQAVEGIVNGIFFNQGHVCCAGSRLLVQESVQDELLDALKRRMATLRVGDPLDKNTDIGAINSAEQLARITALTDAGEAEGAERWSPTCELPGTGFWFRPTLFTGVSQAHRIAQEEIFGPVLSVLTFRTPAEAVEKANNTPYGLSAGIWTEKGSRILWMANRLKAGVVWANTFNKFDPTSPFGGYKESGYGREGGRHGLEAYLDV; via the coding sequence ATGGCCAAGAAGAAGAACATCGAGGAGCCGGTGAAGGCCTCCGGCCTCTTCACCTACGCCCCGGCCCCCGAGTCCCCCGCCGCCGCGGGCGACATCGCCACCTCCTACGGCCACTTCATCGGCGGCGAGTTCGTCGACTCCTCCGGCAGCGAGGCCCTGAAGACGGTCAACCCGGCCACCGAGCAGGTGCTCGCCGAGTTCGCCCAGGGCACCGACGAGGACGTGGACCGCGCGGTCGCGGCCGCGCGCAAGGCCTTCGCCGACTGGTCGGCACTGCCGGGCAGCGAGCGCGCCAAGTACCTGTTCCGGATCGCCCGGATCGTCCAGGAGCGCAGCCGCGAGCTGGCCGTGCTGGAGTCGATCGACAACGGCAAGCCGATCCGCGAGACCCGCGACGTCGACCTGCCGCTGGTCGCCGCGCACTTCTTCTACTACGCGGGCTGGGCGGACAAGCTGGACTACGCCGGCTTCGGCCCGAGCCCGAAGCCGCTCGGCGTGGCCGGTCAGGTCATCCCGTGGAACTTCCCGCTGCTGATGCTGGCGTGGAAGATCGCGCCCGCGCTGGCGACCGGCAACACGGTCGTCCTCAAGCCGGCCGAGACCACCCCGCTGACGGCTCTGCGCTTCGCCGAGATCTGCCGCCAGGCCGGTCTGCCGAAGGGCGTCGTCAACATCGTCACCGGCGACGGCCGCACCGGCGCCGCGCTCACCGCGCACCCGGACGTCAACAAGGTGGCCTTCACCGGCTCCACCCCGGTCGGCCGGGCGATCGCCAAGCAGCTGGCGGGCACCCGCAAGAAGCTGTCGCTGGAGCTCGGCGGCAAGGCCGCGAACATCGTCTTCGACGACGCGCCGATCGACCAGGCGGTCGAGGGCATCGTCAACGGCATCTTCTTCAACCAGGGCCACGTCTGCTGCGCGGGCTCGCGCCTGCTGGTCCAGGAGTCGGTCCAGGACGAGCTGCTGGACGCCCTGAAGCGCCGGATGGCCACCCTGCGGGTCGGCGACCCGCTGGACAAGAACACCGACATCGGCGCGATCAACTCCGCCGAGCAGCTGGCCCGGATCACCGCGCTGACCGACGCCGGCGAGGCCGAGGGCGCCGAGCGCTGGTCGCCGACCTGCGAACTGCCGGGCACCGGCTTCTGGTTCAGGCCGACCCTGTTCACCGGCGTCAGCCAGGCCCACCGGATCGCCCAGGAGGAGATCTTCGGCCCGGTGCTGTCGGTGCTGACCTTCCGCACCCCCGCGGAGGCGGTCGAGAAGGCCAACAACACCCCGTACGGCCTCTCCGCCGGCATCTGGACGGAGAAGGGCTCGCGCATCCTCTGGATGGCCAACAGGCTCAAGGCCGGCGTGGTCTGGGCCAACACCTTCAACAAGTTCGACCCGACCTCGCCGTTCGGCGGCTACAAGGAGTCGGGCTACGGCCGCGAGGGTGGCCGCCACGGTCTGGAGGCCTACCTCGATGTCTGA
- a CDS encoding aldehyde dehydrogenase family protein: MSDTTFARLDVLKTYKLYVGGKFPRSESGRVYEVTKATSAADAAGKREWLANAPLGTRKDARDAVLAARAAVKGWAGTTAYNRGQVLYRVAEMLQGRREQFAAEVAVSEGIGPKKAAALVDAAIDRWVWYAGWTDKVAQIAGGANPVAGPFFNLSTPEPTGVVGIVAPQAGYGHSLLGLVSVIAPAIATGNTVVVAAAADAPLPALSLGEVLATSDVPGGVVNIISGRTADIAPTLASHQDVNALDLTGAIAADGPGAAPALEAAAADTLKRVVRPELDPFARDWTDAPGTDRLLSFLETKTVWHPMGI, from the coding sequence ATGTCTGACACGACCTTCGCGCGTCTTGACGTCCTCAAGACCTACAAGCTGTACGTCGGCGGGAAGTTCCCGCGGTCCGAGAGCGGGCGGGTGTACGAGGTGACCAAGGCGACATCAGCCGCTGACGCGGCGGGCAAGCGCGAGTGGCTCGCGAACGCCCCGCTGGGCACCCGCAAGGACGCCCGCGACGCCGTGCTGGCCGCCCGTGCGGCGGTCAAGGGCTGGGCCGGCACCACCGCGTACAACCGCGGCCAGGTGCTGTACCGGGTCGCCGAGATGCTGCAGGGCCGGCGCGAGCAGTTCGCCGCCGAGGTGGCCGTCTCCGAGGGCATCGGCCCGAAGAAGGCCGCCGCGCTGGTGGACGCCGCGATCGACCGCTGGGTCTGGTACGCGGGCTGGACGGACAAGGTCGCCCAGATCGCGGGCGGCGCCAACCCGGTCGCCGGGCCGTTCTTCAACCTCTCCACCCCGGAGCCGACCGGCGTGGTCGGGATCGTCGCCCCGCAGGCCGGGTACGGGCACTCGCTGCTCGGCCTGGTGTCGGTGATCGCCCCGGCGATCGCCACCGGCAACACCGTCGTGGTCGCCGCCGCCGCGGACGCCCCGCTGCCCGCCCTGTCGCTGGGCGAGGTGCTGGCCACCTCGGACGTCCCGGGCGGTGTGGTGAACATCATCTCGGGCCGGACCGCGGACATCGCGCCCACCCTGGCCTCGCACCAGGACGTCAACGCGCTGGACCTCACCGGTGCCATCGCGGCCGACGGTCCCGGCGCGGCGCCCGCCCTGGAGGCCGCCGCCGCGGATACCCTGAAGCGGGTGGTTCGTCCGGAGCTGGACCCGTTCGCCCGGGACTGGACCGACGCGCCCGGTACGGACCGGCTACTCTCGTTCCTGGAGACGAAGACGGTCTGGCACCCGATGGGGATCTGA
- a CDS encoding ATP-binding protein, whose translation MSDAPLNPVTTTHARVVLLSGPSGSGKSSLAERSGLPVLQLDDFYKDGDDPTLPRLPDGAVDWDSPLAWHRDQAVAAIRALYGTGRADVPVYSIPDNGRVATRELDLAGAPAFIAEGIFAAEITAECAAEGLLGDALCLRNGALTTAWRRLRRDVREGRKSLPVLLRRGWRLMRAERSIVDRQVALGARPCAGPEAARRITAAAGRRQLSSV comes from the coding sequence GTGAGTGACGCCCCGCTGAACCCTGTGACGACGACCCATGCCCGGGTGGTCCTGCTGTCCGGCCCCTCCGGATCCGGGAAGTCCTCGCTCGCCGAGCGCAGCGGCCTGCCGGTGCTCCAGCTCGACGACTTCTACAAGGACGGGGACGACCCCACCCTCCCGCGGCTGCCCGACGGCGCGGTCGACTGGGACTCCCCGCTCGCCTGGCACCGCGACCAGGCCGTCGCCGCCATCCGCGCCCTGTACGGGACCGGCCGCGCCGACGTCCCGGTGTACTCGATCCCGGACAACGGCCGGGTCGCCACCCGGGAGCTGGACCTGGCCGGCGCCCCCGCGTTCATCGCCGAGGGCATCTTCGCCGCCGAGATCACCGCCGAGTGCGCGGCGGAGGGCCTGCTCGGCGACGCCCTGTGCCTGCGCAACGGCGCGCTGACCACGGCCTGGCGCCGGCTGCGCCGGGACGTCCGCGAGGGCCGCAAGTCGTTGCCGGTGCTGCTGCGCCGCGGCTGGCGGCTGATGCGTGCCGAGCGGTCCATCGTCGACCGCCAGGTCGCCCTCGGCGCCCGTCCCTGCGCCGGGCCGGAGGCCGCCCGCCGGATCACCGCGGCGGCCGGGCGGCGGCAGCTCTCGTCGGTCTGA
- a CDS encoding SigE family RNA polymerase sigma factor — protein sequence MGSAADSANTLTLRGILPVRVEGEDAPGGNRGQRGIGGTGLRTVGSGESAGREAAGATLLRLNPAAARTTEAGRGGAQGEHSAGAEDHITEFTAYVRERRASLYATAYHLTGDRYEAEDLLQSALFSTYRAWGRITDKAAVGGYLRRTMTNLHISAWRRRKVNEYPTEELPETAGDTDAMGGTELRTVLWQALAKLPENQRTMLVLRYYEGKTDPEIADVLGISVGTVKSSIWRALRRLRDDEHLNKSGDTVRAFGELVA from the coding sequence ATGGGGAGTGCGGCCGACTCCGCCAACACCCTCACGCTGCGGGGGATCCTCCCCGTCCGCGTGGAGGGCGAGGACGCCCCGGGGGGGAACCGGGGCCAGCGGGGGATCGGGGGGACCGGTCTGCGGACGGTCGGTTCGGGGGAATCGGCCGGCCGCGAGGCCGCCGGTGCGACGCTGCTGCGGCTGAACCCCGCCGCGGCCCGCACCACCGAGGCGGGACGGGGAGGCGCGCAGGGGGAGCACTCGGCCGGCGCGGAGGACCACATCACGGAGTTCACCGCGTACGTGCGCGAGCGCCGCGCCTCCCTGTACGCCACGGCGTACCACCTCACCGGTGACCGCTACGAGGCCGAGGACCTGCTGCAGAGCGCGCTCTTCAGCACCTACCGCGCCTGGGGCCGGATCACCGACAAGGCCGCGGTGGGGGGCTACCTCCGCCGCACCATGACCAACCTGCACATCTCCGCCTGGCGGCGCCGCAAGGTCAACGAGTACCCGACCGAGGAGCTGCCGGAGACGGCCGGCGACACCGACGCGATGGGCGGCACCGAGCTGCGCACCGTGCTCTGGCAGGCGCTGGCGAAGCTGCCGGAGAACCAGCGGACCATGCTGGTGCTGCGGTACTACGAGGGCAAGACCGACCCGGAGATCGCCGACGTGCTGGGGATCAGCGTCGGCACGGTCAAGAGCAGCATCTGGCGCGCGCTGCGCCGGCTGCGCGACGACGAGCACCTGAACAAGTCGGGCGACACCGTCCGGGCGTTCGGCGAGCTGGTCGCCTGA
- a CDS encoding response regulator transcription factor, with protein MPFLLLIEDDDAIRTGLELALTRQGHRVATAASGEDGLRLFKEQRPDLIVLDVMLPGIDGFEVCRRIRRTDQLPIILLTARSDDIDVVVGLESGADDYVVKPVQPRVLDARIRAVLRRGERESSDSSAYGSVVIDRAAMTVTKDGMDLQLTPTELRLLLELSRRPGQALSRQQLLRLVWEHDYLGDSRLVDACVQRLRAKVEDVPSAPTLIRTVRGVGYRLDPPA; from the coding sequence GTGCCTTTCCTCCTATTGATCGAGGACGACGACGCCATCCGGACCGGCCTCGAACTCGCCCTCACCCGCCAGGGCCACCGCGTGGCCACCGCCGCGTCCGGCGAGGACGGTCTGAGGCTCTTCAAGGAGCAGCGGCCCGATCTGATCGTCCTGGACGTGATGCTGCCCGGCATCGACGGCTTCGAGGTGTGCCGCCGGATCCGCCGCACCGACCAGCTGCCGATCATCCTGCTCACCGCCCGCTCGGACGACATCGACGTGGTGGTCGGCCTGGAGTCCGGCGCGGACGACTACGTGGTCAAGCCGGTGCAGCCCCGCGTCCTGGACGCCCGGATCCGGGCCGTGCTGCGGCGCGGCGAGCGGGAGAGCTCCGACTCCTCCGCGTACGGCAGCGTGGTGATCGACCGGGCGGCGATGACCGTCACCAAGGACGGGATGGACCTCCAGCTCACCCCGACCGAACTGCGGCTGCTGCTGGAGCTCAGCCGCCGCCCCGGGCAGGCGCTCTCCCGGCAGCAACTGCTGCGGCTGGTCTGGGAGCACGACTACCTGGGCGACTCCCGCCTGGTGGACGCCTGCGTGCAGCGGCTGCGGGCGAAGGTCGAGGACGTGCCGTCCGCGCCGACCCTGATCCGCACGGTGCGCGGCGTCGGCTACCGGCTGGACCCGCCGGCCTGA
- a CDS encoding sensor histidine kinase, giving the protein MTDHQTTTRCFATGRWRKLRSLRVRLIAVFAAVALLAAVSASGIAYWLNRDAVLKRAQDTALNDFRVSLSRNVSELPLNATCPELAALASNVASSGLNYDVVVVDPAHPECAASSDPTHFTLADVPGTLQSTVARPRNVTESNPYPYHLYWLRQNMEGRPFVIGGTKVVPSGPTAYMFKSLENERADLNTLGWSLAIATLLALIGSALLAQAASATVLRPVKRLGDAARRLGEGHLDTRLEVDGSDELADLARTFNRAAEQLHEQVEELSAREAQSRRFVADMSHELRTPLTAMTAVTDILEDEAESLDPMIEPAVRLVVSETRRLSDLVENLMEVTRFDAGTAKLVADEVDIADLIMSCIDGRAWYDAVELDAPRGILAVVDPRRLDVVFANLIGNALKHGGSPVRVKVRETDGSVVVEVSDSGPGIPENVLPHVFDRFYKADRGRARSEGSGLGLSIAMANAQIHGGTITAANGEVGAVFTLTLPLTPPPPPSAGGTGDGLAGDAAEHKDSQ; this is encoded by the coding sequence GTGACTGACCATCAGACGACGACCCGGTGCTTCGCCACGGGCCGGTGGCGGAAGCTGCGCTCGCTGCGGGTGCGACTGATCGCGGTGTTCGCCGCGGTCGCGCTGCTCGCCGCCGTCTCGGCCTCCGGCATCGCCTACTGGCTGAACCGCGACGCCGTGCTCAAGCGCGCCCAGGACACCGCGCTCAACGACTTCCGGGTCTCGCTCAGCCGCAACGTCTCCGAGCTGCCGCTGAACGCGACCTGCCCGGAGCTGGCCGCGCTCGCCTCGAACGTCGCCAGCTCCGGGCTGAACTACGACGTCGTGGTGGTCGACCCGGCTCACCCCGAGTGCGCGGCCTCCTCCGACCCGACGCACTTCACGCTCGCCGACGTGCCGGGCACGCTGCAGTCCACCGTCGCCCGGCCCCGCAACGTCACCGAGAGCAACCCGTACCCGTACCACCTGTACTGGCTGCGGCAGAACATGGAGGGCCGGCCGTTCGTGATCGGCGGCACCAAGGTGGTGCCGAGCGGCCCGACGGCGTACATGTTCAAGTCGCTGGAGAACGAGCGGGCCGACCTCAACACGCTGGGCTGGTCGCTGGCCATCGCCACCCTGCTCGCGCTGATCGGCTCGGCGCTGCTCGCCCAGGCCGCGTCGGCGACCGTGCTGCGGCCGGTCAAGCGGCTCGGCGACGCCGCCCGGCGGCTCGGCGAGGGGCACCTGGACACCAGGCTCGAAGTCGACGGCTCCGACGAACTCGCCGACCTGGCGCGGACGTTCAACCGGGCCGCGGAGCAACTGCACGAGCAGGTCGAGGAGTTGAGCGCCCGCGAGGCGCAGAGCCGGCGGTTCGTCGCCGACATGTCGCACGAGCTGCGCACGCCGCTGACCGCGATGACCGCCGTCACCGACATCCTGGAGGACGAGGCCGAGTCGCTGGACCCGATGATCGAGCCGGCCGTCCGGCTCGTCGTCAGCGAGACCAGGCGGCTGTCCGACCTCGTCGAGAACCTGATGGAGGTGACCCGCTTCGACGCCGGCACCGCCAAGCTGGTCGCCGACGAGGTGGACATAGCCGACCTGATCATGTCCTGCATCGACGGCCGGGCCTGGTACGACGCCGTCGAACTGGACGCCCCGCGCGGCATCCTGGCCGTGGTCGATCCGCGCCGCCTCGACGTCGTCTTCGCCAACCTGATAGGCAACGCGCTCAAGCACGGCGGCTCGCCGGTGCGCGTCAAGGTCCGGGAGACCGACGGCTCGGTCGTGGTCGAGGTCTCCGACAGCGGCCCGGGCATTCCGGAGAACGTGCTGCCGCACGTCTTCGACCGCTTCTACAAGGCCGACCGGGGGCGGGCGCGCTCGGAGGGCAGCGGCCTCGGGCTCTCCATCGCGATGGCCAACGCCCAGATCCACGGGGGGACGATCACGGCGGCGAACGGGGAGGTCGGCGCGGTGTTCACCCTCACGCTGCCGCTGACCCCGCCGCCTCCGCCGTCCGCGGGCGGGACCGGCGACGGCCTCGCCGGCGACGCCGCCGAGCACAAGGACTCCCAGTGA
- a CDS encoding VanZ family protein, with product MQRDGTRTGDERSGVRTDTRPAAAVHRSLRQVGVAGLAVHLTLVLWLVLRPLPVAWVYDANLTPLASLRSSTVWQVVGELLLLAPLGVLLPLAGGRLRARWLPSFLRTTGASALLATGLEFLSSWTPGHVLNVDHILFAVIGVAVAHIAFVPAMRALLRDRRPRVRAPKVTTRVTPPVAAVASARVYAEPTSPTP from the coding sequence GTGCAGCGAGATGGCACCAGGACAGGCGACGAGCGTTCCGGCGTACGGACCGACACCCGGCCCGCGGCGGCGGTCCACCGTTCCCTCCGGCAGGTCGGCGTGGCGGGCCTCGCCGTCCACCTGACGCTGGTGCTCTGGCTGGTGCTCAGACCCCTGCCGGTGGCCTGGGTCTACGACGCCAACCTGACGCCGCTCGCCTCCCTCCGCTCCTCGACCGTCTGGCAGGTCGTCGGCGAGCTGCTCCTGCTGGCGCCGCTCGGCGTCTTGCTCCCGCTGGCCGGCGGACGGCTTCGGGCCCGCTGGCTGCCGTCCTTCCTCCGCACCACCGGTGCCTCCGCCCTGCTGGCAACGGGCCTGGAGTTCCTCTCCTCGTGGACGCCCGGGCACGTCCTCAACGTCGACCACATCCTGTTCGCCGTGATCGGCGTCGCCGTCGCCCACATCGCCTTCGTCCCCGCCATGCGGGCGCTGCTGCGGGACCGGCGGCCCCGGGTCCGGGCGCCCAAGGTGACCACCCGCGTGACCCCTCCGGTCGCCGCCGTCGCCTCCGCCCGCGTCTACGCCGAGCCGACGTCGCCCACCCCCTGA
- a CDS encoding PhzF family phenazine biosynthesis protein: protein MTDHEVLRVFCGPGGEYGNELGVVRDGAAVPGRAERQALARELGFSETVFVDDPVRGEIDIYTPTLRLPFAGHPCVGAGWLLGVDRLVTPAGVVGVRREGGLTLIEARAGWAPPRTLRQYGAAAEVDALEVPPPGEWIYAWAWQDEAAGTVRARAFPGRDDGIDEDEATGAAALLLTARLGRALTVTQGRGSRILTGPRPGGLIEVGGRVVREAAQGVGDVGSA from the coding sequence ATGACTGATCACGAGGTGCTGCGGGTCTTCTGCGGGCCCGGCGGCGAGTACGGGAACGAACTCGGGGTGGTCCGGGACGGCGCGGCCGTGCCGGGGCGGGCGGAGCGCCAGGCGCTCGCCCGGGAGCTCGGCTTCAGCGAGACGGTGTTCGTCGACGACCCGGTGCGCGGGGAGATCGACATCTACACCCCGACGCTCCGGCTGCCCTTCGCCGGCCACCCCTGCGTGGGTGCCGGGTGGCTGCTCGGGGTGGACCGGCTGGTCACGCCCGCAGGCGTGGTGGGCGTGCGGCGGGAGGGCGGGCTGACGCTGATCGAGGCGCGCGCCGGGTGGGCACCGCCGCGCACGCTGCGGCAGTACGGGGCGGCAGCCGAGGTGGACGCCCTGGAGGTGCCGCCGCCGGGCGAGTGGATCTACGCGTGGGCGTGGCAGGACGAGGCGGCCGGAACGGTCCGGGCACGGGCCTTCCCGGGCCGCGACGACGGGATCGACGAGGACGAGGCGACGGGCGCGGCGGCGCTGCTGCTGACCGCGAGGCTCGGGCGGGCGCTGACCGTCACCCAGGGGCGCGGCTCGCGGATCCTGACCGGGCCGCGCCCGGGCGGGCTGATCGAGGTCGGCGGCCGGGTGGTCCGGGAGGCCGCTCAGGGGGTGGGCGACGTCGGCTCGGCGTAG